Proteins co-encoded in one Sediminispirochaeta bajacaliforniensis DSM 16054 genomic window:
- a CDS encoding double zinc ribbon domain-containing protein, protein MTKKAKFYCESCGAEVDAGSSRCPSCGSRFYGVQCPRCGYAGPSSLFVKGCPSCGYLAPSQKGRESSLEQVSQGSSPRSLPAWFYLLITIILLGALGLLTFLYYRL, encoded by the coding sequence ATGACGAAAAAGGCGAAGTTCTACTGTGAAAGTTGTGGAGCCGAGGTGGATGCGGGAAGCAGCCGCTGCCCATCCTGCGGCAGTCGTTTCTATGGGGTCCAGTGTCCCCGCTGCGGTTATGCAGGGCCTTCCTCTCTCTTTGTAAAGGGCTGCCCATCCTGCGGCTATCTTGCCCCGTCCCAAAAAGGTAGAGAGTCTTCGCTTGAGCAGGTTTCGCAGGGCTCGTCTCCCCGTTCGCTTCCTGCCTGGTTTTATCTTCTTATTACCATCATACTTTTGGGAGCCTTGGGCTTATTGACCTTTCTCTATTACCGGCTGTGA
- a CDS encoding SpoIIE family protein phosphatase has product MCRRAPLLFCLVLVLFAALQVEAQQFYWERPEILVDANASFVRSSSNGELSAFLWHEYGEPSDGYRDLYISLMSYRNTWERHERVLGPFRYVGEKVPVASMVIDKAGHIFIALATSGNTIAIYRSGDDGASFVKVAEPGIGSEEGTVVAPRLFLSSTGSLFLFVTSPLISEGLQALTSEVSLGAAFSVSRDGRNWSEFTSLAKGSNLAYVYLPSLAHYGGKDYVAFQASPQESRFYQLYLVSSSDGGASWSSPRLISDFEDRSISDNGDPSLYDNQRPYLYGNGKGLAVAWERRYSGSSPPQIFYAELSPEGAVVGVPERISQGSNVCRNPVITETAGERVLFWFDDSKGDNRIFFALKRGVSWDAEDVSVMNGVSAFPVPMFRSGELSLLWENSFANRSRIAFLAPDKSASPPQVRPLNFRQGRPTKQDSFIVSWNLPDDSSGISGFSYSVDRDPEGDPPHRLMLLRREERRFSASLKEDGPWFFHIAARDYAGNWSKSMTIEAVRDTTPPSPVRFIDPELDGDGFLPSNTGSIAWEPPAETDVAGYAYRLQYLASADYAGAPGALSARTPSDSIRLRVPSLSFRNIDNGLWAVTVAPVDQVGNVGEAVSFRMRLNKYIPVTYVTDISLREDDLGRYLISIVGRGFSVGGNIGTVFLDRDGKPPYDYSFDAESAAYRVVSDRRIEGPVIEDIDGGEYHLGVIHPTRGLYLTRRTLSFSDTGTVKFGDFTILQRPALHLIRLPFSTLSGGTAAFVLVMVLLGASFLFVSWRILRLVQEGNLLRNEAVALLEQRRLPHEERKERIITMAKERKGLRRKFALLVTSLVLIVVLLVALPMGRFMIDTQQRSLADGLLQSTRVLVESLASGAGKYLPEENTIELGRLPAQSRAAEDALYATITGVRSSQVPDTDNDYFDYLWATNDPSIAEKLTDEDTGGGQNSFRRGAARIKDGVSPFIDELRDRIDDRAEAEVGALSQELAELQEKARDAATRLVTRRDEDTAQLLQELQDSIASVSEEIEAKLQDIGSEVSSVPTFDPETILSGPSEYTFYRPIVYQDSNRPGVYYHGLVRLGITTERIRGEIIASRDRLVRQTAVIALGAVLLGILGSLLLAAIIIIPIRTLVRGVEVISETDDKEKLKDHVIVVKTRDELFQLAETINEMTRGLVKAESAKKDLTIGKEVQKMFIPLEQDSRGNKKTTASDNYPGLNFFGYYEGAKGVSGDYFDYMQLPGNLYAVIKCDIAGKGVPASLIMVEVATIFRNFLNEWKRAQERILSVASSKGIAPRKQEPAIDQLVASINSLVQERGFQGRFAALIVVLIDGATGKTVFCNAGDNQVHLYQGKKESMEMMTLPAAPAAGVFPNDLIDMKGGFSKVPHVLRSGDKLFLFTDGLEEAQRKFRNERFEVVTCKEPGLEQGQLHDTHPVGNDNEELGIPRIHEIINTFYRNGRYRLEKYHNPIPGEVLEFDFASCGSGIEDAVLALVAVEKIFRLNPDPKAGESDVVNVDIKIDDFLQCCFVQFEHYFGGKEIGRNDTYVTYGALKEDEQYDDLTVLGIEKV; this is encoded by the coding sequence ATGTGCCGCCGAGCCCCTTTGCTCTTTTGCCTGGTGCTTGTGCTCTTCGCTGCCCTTCAGGTAGAGGCTCAGCAATTCTACTGGGAACGTCCCGAGATTTTGGTTGATGCGAACGCCTCCTTTGTCCGAAGTAGTTCAAATGGCGAACTTTCTGCCTTTCTCTGGCATGAATATGGTGAGCCCTCCGATGGTTATCGTGATCTCTATATTTCGCTGATGAGCTACAGGAATACGTGGGAACGCCACGAGCGGGTGCTCGGACCCTTTCGCTACGTAGGAGAAAAGGTTCCCGTTGCTTCGATGGTGATCGATAAGGCCGGACATATCTTTATCGCTCTTGCCACCTCCGGCAATACCATCGCGATCTACCGTTCCGGTGACGACGGAGCAAGCTTTGTAAAGGTTGCCGAGCCTGGAATCGGATCGGAAGAGGGGACTGTTGTTGCTCCCCGCCTCTTTTTATCTTCTACAGGTTCCCTCTTTTTATTCGTTACCAGCCCTCTCATCTCAGAAGGGCTCCAAGCCCTTACCAGTGAGGTGAGTCTTGGGGCCGCTTTTTCCGTGAGTCGGGATGGACGAAATTGGAGTGAGTTCACGTCCCTTGCAAAAGGAAGCAATCTTGCATACGTCTATTTGCCCTCGCTTGCCCATTACGGAGGAAAGGATTATGTAGCCTTTCAGGCCTCTCCTCAGGAAAGCCGTTTTTATCAGCTCTATCTCGTATCAAGTAGCGACGGAGGGGCGAGCTGGAGTTCGCCTCGGCTGATAAGCGATTTTGAGGATCGATCCATTTCCGACAATGGCGATCCCAGCCTCTACGATAATCAACGCCCCTACCTGTACGGTAATGGGAAGGGGCTTGCTGTGGCATGGGAGCGCAGATACTCGGGAAGCTCCCCTCCCCAGATCTTCTACGCCGAATTGAGCCCCGAAGGGGCTGTGGTGGGGGTACCCGAGCGAATTTCCCAGGGCAGCAACGTCTGTAGGAATCCGGTCATTACCGAGACGGCGGGAGAAAGGGTCCTCTTCTGGTTCGACGATAGCAAGGGGGATAACCGTATCTTTTTCGCCCTCAAACGAGGCGTTTCCTGGGATGCGGAAGATGTGAGCGTCATGAACGGTGTCAGCGCCTTTCCCGTTCCCATGTTCCGTTCCGGAGAGCTCTCCCTGCTCTGGGAGAACAGCTTTGCAAACAGATCGCGTATCGCCTTCCTTGCCCCGGATAAAAGCGCTTCACCTCCCCAAGTCCGTCCCCTCAATTTCCGGCAGGGGCGTCCCACCAAACAAGATAGTTTCATCGTATCCTGGAACCTTCCCGATGACTCTTCGGGTATTAGCGGTTTCAGCTATTCCGTCGACCGAGATCCGGAGGGTGATCCACCCCATAGGTTGATGTTGTTGCGCAGGGAAGAACGTCGTTTTTCAGCCTCTTTGAAGGAGGACGGACCCTGGTTTTTTCATATTGCGGCAAGAGATTACGCTGGCAACTGGTCGAAAAGCATGACCATTGAGGCTGTTCGTGATACCACACCCCCCTCTCCCGTTCGCTTTATTGATCCCGAGCTCGACGGCGACGGTTTCCTTCCTTCCAATACCGGAAGCATCGCTTGGGAGCCTCCTGCAGAAACGGATGTTGCGGGTTACGCATACCGACTTCAGTATCTTGCGTCTGCCGATTATGCAGGGGCTCCCGGGGCCCTGTCTGCCCGTACCCCTTCAGACAGTATCCGGCTGCGGGTTCCTTCCCTAAGCTTTCGAAATATCGATAACGGTTTGTGGGCCGTTACCGTGGCGCCTGTGGATCAGGTAGGAAATGTCGGTGAGGCTGTTTCCTTTCGGATGAGATTGAATAAGTATATTCCGGTCACCTATGTTACGGATATCTCCCTTCGGGAAGATGACCTGGGCCGCTATCTCATATCGATTGTAGGTCGTGGCTTCTCGGTAGGGGGCAATATCGGAACCGTTTTCCTTGATAGAGACGGAAAACCGCCCTACGATTACAGCTTTGATGCGGAAAGCGCCGCGTATCGAGTGGTTTCGGATCGACGAATCGAGGGACCGGTGATCGAGGATATCGACGGTGGCGAGTATCACCTCGGGGTCATCCACCCGACCAGGGGCTTATACCTTACCCGAAGAACGCTAAGCTTCTCCGACACCGGTACCGTAAAGTTTGGAGATTTTACGATTCTCCAGCGTCCCGCTCTGCATCTTATCCGGCTTCCTTTTTCCACCCTATCGGGGGGAACCGCAGCCTTTGTCCTTGTGATGGTTCTTTTAGGAGCAAGTTTTCTCTTCGTTTCCTGGCGTATCCTTCGCCTGGTCCAGGAGGGTAACCTGCTCCGGAACGAAGCCGTCGCCTTGCTGGAGCAGCGCCGCCTGCCGCATGAAGAACGAAAAGAGAGGATTATCACCATGGCTAAAGAGCGAAAGGGGTTAAGAAGAAAATTTGCCCTGCTTGTTACATCTCTGGTCCTGATTGTTGTTTTGCTTGTCGCCCTGCCGATGGGCCGCTTTATGATTGATACGCAGCAGAGGAGTCTTGCCGACGGCCTTTTACAAAGTACCAGGGTTTTGGTGGAGAGCCTTGCATCGGGTGCGGGAAAATATCTTCCCGAGGAGAATACCATAGAGCTTGGTCGACTTCCGGCACAGAGTCGGGCGGCCGAGGATGCGCTTTATGCCACCATTACAGGGGTACGCAGTTCGCAGGTTCCCGATACCGATAATGATTATTTCGATTACCTGTGGGCGACGAACGACCCCTCTATTGCCGAAAAATTGACCGATGAAGATACCGGAGGAGGGCAGAACTCCTTTCGGCGCGGGGCTGCCCGGATCAAAGATGGTGTTTCTCCCTTTATCGACGAACTTAGAGATCGTATCGATGACAGAGCGGAGGCCGAGGTTGGGGCCCTTAGCCAGGAATTGGCAGAGTTGCAGGAAAAGGCCAGAGATGCAGCCACCAGATTGGTCACGCGGCGGGACGAGGATACGGCCCAGCTGCTCCAGGAGCTGCAGGATTCCATAGCTTCGGTTAGTGAGGAGATAGAGGCAAAGCTGCAAGATATCGGGAGCGAGGTCTCTTCTGTGCCCACTTTCGATCCCGAAACCATCCTTTCCGGACCCAGCGAATATACCTTTTATCGACCCATTGTCTATCAGGATTCGAATCGTCCGGGAGTTTACTACCACGGCCTGGTCCGGCTCGGTATCACCACCGAACGCATTCGCGGTGAAATCATTGCCAGCCGCGACAGATTGGTTCGGCAGACTGCCGTTATTGCCCTCGGTGCCGTTCTTCTCGGGATTCTGGGTTCCCTGCTTCTTGCTGCCATCATCATTATCCCGATTCGAACCTTAGTCCGGGGCGTCGAGGTCATCAGCGAAACCGACGATAAGGAAAAACTGAAGGACCATGTCATTGTTGTAAAAACCCGGGACGAGCTTTTCCAACTTGCGGAGACCATCAATGAGATGACCCGCGGACTGGTAAAGGCGGAGAGTGCGAAAAAGGACCTCACCATTGGAAAAGAGGTCCAGAAAATGTTTATTCCCCTGGAACAGGACTCCAGAGGCAATAAAAAAACCACGGCCTCGGACAACTATCCCGGACTCAACTTTTTTGGATACTATGAGGGGGCAAAGGGTGTTTCCGGCGATTACTTCGACTATATGCAGCTACCCGGAAATCTTTACGCCGTCATCAAGTGTGATATAGCGGGAAAGGGTGTTCCCGCCTCTTTGATCATGGTCGAGGTTGCGACGATTTTCAGGAACTTTCTCAACGAGTGGAAACGGGCGCAGGAGAGGATTCTATCCGTCGCCTCCTCGAAGGGAATCGCTCCCCGTAAGCAGGAACCGGCCATCGATCAGCTGGTGGCCAGTATTAATAGTCTTGTGCAGGAGCGGGGCTTCCAGGGACGGTTTGCGGCCTTGATCGTCGTACTTATCGACGGGGCGACGGGAAAAACCGTTTTCTGCAATGCCGGGGATAATCAGGTTCACCTTTATCAGGGAAAAAAGGAGTCCATGGAGATGATGACCCTTCCCGCCGCGCCTGCGGCAGGGGTTTTCCCGAATGATCTGATCGATATGAAAGGCGGTTTTTCCAAGGTACCCCATGTCCTAAGATCAGGAGACAAGCTTTTTCTCTTTACCGACGGTCTTGAAGAGGCACAGAGAAAGTTTCGGAATGAACGATTCGAAGTCGTCACCTGCAAAGAACCAGGGCTGGAGCAGGGGCAGCTGCATGATACCCACCCGGTCGGCAACGATAACGAGGAGTTGGGAATCCCCCGGATCCATGAAATCATCAATACCTTCTACCGGAATGGACGTTACCGACTGGAGAAGTATCACAACCCAATTCCCGGCGAGGTACTCGAATTCGATTTTGCCTCCTGCGGTTCCGGCATAGAGGATGCCGTACTTGCCCTGGTCGCGGTTGAAAAAATCTTCAGGCTCAATCCCGATCCGAAGGCAGGCGAGAGTGATGTTGTCAATGTCGATATCAAAATCGATGATTTCCTGCAATGTTGTTTCGTGCAATTCGAACACTATTTCGGCGGGAAGGAAATCGGCCGAAACGATACCTATGTCACCTACGGCGCTTTGAAAGAGGATGAGCAGTACGACGACCTGACTGTCCTTGGTATTGAAAAGGTGTGA